One Oharaeibacter diazotrophicus DNA window includes the following coding sequences:
- a CDS encoding acetolactate synthase 3 large subunit — translation MTRQMTGAEMVIQALIDQGVDTIFGYPGGAVLPIYDEIFQQDKIQHVLVRHEQGAGHAAEGYARSTGRVGVALVTSGPGATNMVTPLTDALMDSIPMVCITGQVPTHLVGTDAFQECDTVGITRPCTKHNWLVKKIEDLPRILHEAFRIATTGRPGPVVVDIPKNIQFQTGTYVNYKGEAQTQYRPRVKGDEAAIREAVALMAAAKKPVLYTGGGVVNAGPAASTLLRELVRLTNMPITSTLMGLGAYPASGPNWLGMLGMHGTYEANLAMHDCDVMVCVGARFDDRITGRIDAFSPNSKKIHIDIDPSSINKNVLVDIPIVGDVGYVLEDMLKVWKQTHPAQDKAALAAWWQQIAVWKGKKCLSYRKNPDVIMPQYAIERLYQLTRGKDVYVTTEVGQHQMWAAQYFGFEEPNRWMTSGGLGTMGYGLPAALGVQIAHPDALVIDIAGDASVQMCIQELSTAIQYDAPIKVFILNNQYMGMVRQWQQLLHGNRLSHSYTEAMPDFVKLAEAYGGVGIRAEKPDELDDAIEEMISIRKPVLFDCRVANLANCFPMIPSGKAHNEMLLGDASEEEIDGAIGTAGKVLV, via the coding sequence ATGACACGGCAGATGACGGGCGCGGAGATGGTGATCCAGGCCCTGATCGATCAGGGCGTCGACACGATCTTCGGTTATCCCGGCGGCGCGGTGCTGCCGATCTACGACGAGATCTTCCAGCAGGACAAGATCCAGCACGTGCTGGTCCGCCACGAGCAGGGCGCCGGCCACGCGGCCGAGGGCTACGCCCGCTCGACCGGCCGGGTCGGCGTCGCGCTCGTCACGTCCGGCCCCGGTGCCACCAACATGGTGACGCCGCTGACCGACGCGCTGATGGACTCGATCCCGATGGTCTGCATCACCGGCCAGGTCCCGACCCATCTGGTCGGCACCGACGCCTTCCAGGAATGCGACACCGTCGGCATCACCCGTCCCTGCACCAAGCACAATTGGCTGGTGAAGAAGATCGAGGACCTGCCGCGGATCCTGCACGAGGCGTTCCGGATCGCCACCACCGGCCGGCCCGGCCCGGTCGTGGTCGACATCCCGAAGAACATCCAGTTCCAGACCGGCACCTACGTCAACTACAAGGGCGAGGCGCAGACCCAGTACCGGCCGCGCGTCAAGGGCGACGAGGCGGCGATCCGCGAGGCGGTGGCGCTGATGGCGGCCGCCAAGAAGCCGGTGCTCTACACCGGCGGCGGCGTCGTCAACGCCGGCCCGGCCGCCTCGACGCTGCTGCGCGAGCTGGTTCGGCTCACCAACATGCCGATCACCTCGACGCTGATGGGCCTCGGGGCCTATCCGGCGAGCGGGCCGAACTGGCTCGGCATGCTCGGCATGCACGGCACCTACGAGGCCAACCTCGCCATGCACGACTGCGACGTCATGGTGTGCGTCGGCGCGCGCTTCGACGACCGCATCACCGGCCGCATCGACGCCTTCTCGCCGAACTCGAAGAAGATCCACATCGACATCGACCCGTCGTCGATCAACAAGAACGTGCTCGTCGACATCCCGATCGTCGGCGACGTCGGCTACGTGCTCGAGGACATGCTGAAGGTCTGGAAGCAGACCCATCCGGCGCAGGACAAGGCCGCGCTCGCGGCGTGGTGGCAGCAGATCGCGGTGTGGAAGGGCAAGAAGTGCCTGTCCTACCGCAAGAACCCCGACGTGATCATGCCGCAGTACGCCATCGAGCGGCTGTACCAGCTGACCCGCGGCAAGGACGTCTACGTCACCACCGAGGTCGGCCAGCACCAGATGTGGGCGGCGCAGTATTTCGGCTTCGAGGAGCCGAACCGCTGGATGACCTCCGGCGGCCTCGGCACCATGGGCTACGGGCTGCCGGCGGCGCTCGGGGTCCAGATCGCCCATCCGGACGCGCTGGTGATCGACATCGCCGGCGACGCCTCGGTGCAGATGTGCATCCAGGAGCTCTCGACGGCGATCCAGTACGACGCGCCGATCAAGGTGTTCATCCTGAACAACCAGTACATGGGCATGGTGCGCCAGTGGCAGCAGCTGCTGCACGGCAACCGGCTGTCGCACAGCTACACCGAGGCGATGCCCGACTTCGTCAAGCTGGCCGAGGCCTACGGCGGCGTCGGCATCCGCGCCGAGAAGCCGGACGAGCTCGACGACGCCATCGAAGAGATGATCAGCATCAGGAAGCCGGTGCTGTTCGACTGCCGCGTCGCCAACCTCGCCAACTGCTTCCCGATGATCCCCTCGGGCAAGGCGCACAACGAGATGCTGCTCGGCGACGCCAGCGAGGAGGAGATCGACGGCGCCATCGGCACCGCGGGCAAGGTGCTGGTGTGA
- the miaA gene encoding tRNA (adenosine(37)-N6)-dimethylallyltransferase MiaA, producing the protein MAARAILIAGPTASGKSALALDLARRHDGVVVNADSMQVYRELRILTARPDAADEAAVPHRLYGHVPAAERHTVARWLADVGAVLAEIAAEGRTAVVVGGTGLYLTALTTGLSDVPAVPDEIRAAWRARAESAAPGDLHGLLAACDPAMAARLGPADGQRILRALEVLDATGRSLADWQATRSPPLVPEPVDRIVIAPDRAVLRERIARRFRAMVAAGGLDEARAFAALDLDPTLPAAKAIGVPEMVAAATGARPVDEAVEAAITATRQYAKRQETWFRNQFPDWRRVSGLAG; encoded by the coding sequence ATGGCGGCACGGGCCATCCTGATCGCGGGGCCGACGGCGAGCGGCAAGTCGGCGCTGGCGCTGGATCTGGCGCGCCGCCACGACGGCGTCGTGGTCAACGCCGATTCGATGCAGGTCTATCGCGAGCTGCGCATCCTCACCGCGCGGCCGGACGCCGCCGACGAGGCGGCGGTGCCGCATCGGCTCTACGGCCACGTTCCCGCTGCCGAGCGCCACACGGTCGCGCGCTGGCTCGCCGACGTCGGCGCCGTACTCGCCGAGATCGCGGCGGAGGGCCGGACCGCGGTCGTGGTCGGCGGCACCGGGCTCTACCTGACCGCGCTCACCACCGGCCTTTCCGACGTGCCGGCGGTGCCCGACGAGATCCGAGCGGCGTGGCGGGCGCGGGCGGAATCCGCGGCGCCGGGGGACCTCCACGGCCTGCTCGCCGCCTGCGACCCGGCGATGGCGGCCCGGCTCGGGCCGGCCGACGGCCAGCGGATCCTGCGCGCGCTCGAGGTGCTGGACGCCACCGGCCGCTCGCTCGCCGACTGGCAGGCGACGCGCTCGCCGCCGCTGGTGCCCGAGCCGGTCGACCGCATCGTGATCGCGCCCGATCGGGCCGTGCTGCGCGAGCGGATCGCGCGCCGGTTCCGGGCGATGGTGGCGGCGGGCGGGCTCGACGAGGCCCGTGCCTTCGCCGCCCTCGACCTCGACCCGACACTGCCGGCGGCGAAGGCGATCGGCGTGCCGGAGATGGTGGCGGCGGCCACCGGCGCCCGCCCGGTCGACGAGGCGGTCGAGGCGGCGATCACCGCGACGCGCCAGTATGCCAAGCGCCAGGAGACGTGGTTCCGCAACCAGTTCCCCGACTGGCGGCGCGTTTCCGGGCTCGCGGGCTGA
- a CDS encoding pyridoxine 5'-phosphate synthase, protein MPKTKLSVNVNAIAQLRNRRDLPWPSVTGLSRIALEAGAYGITVHPRPDERHIRRTDVFALAEMLRADFPGREFNIEGCPTEDFLALCEAARPDQVTLVPDDPAQNTSDHGYDCVRHQDFLRGVVDRLQGRGMRVSIFLDPDWTQVASAARTGAARIEIYTGPYGHTFDPAEKVQRLEEVVLAAEAADAAALAVNAGHDLTLDNLPALIARVPHLAEVSIGHALTADALVHGMAETIRLYRAACGDPVA, encoded by the coding sequence ATGCCGAAGACCAAGCTATCCGTGAACGTCAACGCCATCGCGCAGCTGCGCAACCGCCGCGACCTGCCGTGGCCGAGCGTCACCGGCCTGTCGCGGATCGCGCTCGAGGCCGGCGCCTACGGCATCACGGTGCATCCGCGGCCGGACGAGCGCCACATCCGCCGCACCGACGTGTTCGCGCTCGCCGAGATGCTGCGCGCCGACTTCCCCGGCCGCGAGTTCAACATCGAGGGCTGCCCGACCGAGGACTTTCTCGCCCTCTGCGAGGCGGCGCGGCCGGACCAGGTGACGCTGGTGCCGGACGATCCCGCCCAGAACACCTCCGACCACGGCTACGACTGCGTCCGCCACCAGGACTTCCTGCGCGGCGTCGTCGACCGACTGCAGGGGCGGGGGATGCGGGTGTCGATCTTCCTCGATCCCGACTGGACCCAGGTCGCCTCGGCGGCGCGCACCGGCGCGGCGCGTATCGAGATCTACACCGGCCCCTACGGCCACACCTTCGACCCCGCCGAGAAGGTGCAGCGCCTCGAGGAGGTGGTGCTCGCCGCCGAGGCCGCCGACGCCGCGGCGCTCGCCGTCAACGCCGGCCACGACCTCACCCTCGACAACCTGCCGGCGTTGATCGCCCGCGTTCCGCACCTCGCCGAGGTCTCGATCGGCCACGCGCTGACCGCCGACGCGCTCGTCCACGGCATGGCCGAGACGATCCGCCTCTACCGCGCCGCCTGCGGCGACCCGGTGGCGTGA
- the serB gene encoding phosphoserine phosphatase SerB — protein sequence MTHVAILVSAPATPAVDADAIAAARAALPGGDVRVLAEGIAAEWPVTVADPRATEEILRTALAGRPVDVAVLPAEGRRKRLLVADMDSTMIGQECIDELAAYAGLKEHVAAITERAMRGEIAFEPALRERVALLKGLPLAIVDEVLAERITLTPGGRELVRTMRAAGGYTALVSGGFTVFTGAIRAAIGFDEDRSNTLHVDGGVLAGTVAEPILGKAAKLDSLVELRERLGLAPSETMAVGDGANDLAMVGAAGLGVAFRAKPAVAAEARARVDHGDLTALLYFQGYERAEFVA from the coding sequence ATGACCCACGTCGCCATCCTGGTCTCCGCGCCCGCCACCCCCGCGGTCGACGCCGACGCGATCGCGGCGGCCCGCGCCGCGCTGCCGGGCGGCGACGTCCGGGTCCTCGCCGAAGGGATCGCGGCGGAATGGCCGGTGACGGTCGCCGATCCGCGCGCCACCGAGGAGATCCTGCGCACCGCCCTCGCCGGCCGGCCGGTCGACGTCGCGGTGCTCCCCGCCGAGGGCCGGCGCAAGCGTCTGCTGGTCGCCGACATGGATTCCACCATGATCGGCCAGGAGTGCATCGACGAGCTCGCCGCCTACGCCGGTCTCAAGGAGCACGTCGCGGCGATCACCGAGCGGGCGATGCGCGGCGAGATCGCCTTCGAGCCGGCCCTGCGCGAGCGCGTCGCCCTCCTGAAGGGCCTGCCGCTGGCGATCGTCGACGAGGTGCTGGCCGAGCGCATCACGCTCACCCCCGGCGGCCGCGAGCTGGTGCGCACCATGCGCGCCGCCGGGGGCTACACCGCCCTCGTCTCCGGCGGCTTCACCGTCTTCACCGGCGCGATCCGCGCCGCCATCGGCTTCGACGAGGACCGTTCCAACACGCTCCACGTCGACGGCGGCGTCCTCGCCGGCACCGTCGCCGAGCCGATCCTCGGCAAGGCCGCCAAGCTCGACAGTCTCGTCGAACTGCGCGAGCGCCTCGGCCTCGCCCCGTCCGAGACCATGGCCGTCGGCGACGGCGCCAACGACCTCGCCATGGTCGGCGCAGCCGGCCTCGGCGTCGCCTTCCGCGCCAAGCCCGCCGTCGCCGCCGAGGCCCGCGCCCGCGTCGACCACGGCGACCTCACCGCGCTGCTGTATTTCCAGGGCTATGAGCGGGCCGAGTTCGTCGCCTGA
- a CDS encoding SspB family protein, with protein sequence MAQDLIRYDVLAQEAFRGLVRKVLTEVAHAGLPGDHHFFISFDTRAPGVRISSRLRERYPEEMTIVLQHQYWDLSANDHAFEVSLSFSGIAEKLVVPYTALKGFFDPSVEFAVTFNVVGEDGQPVDAAREGAAPTPAATPAPVALAPVPAAAPAAVPAPAKAEAEKAPAVEEPAKADDGKSASVVSLDAFRKKP encoded by the coding sequence ATGGCCCAGGACCTGATCCGATACGACGTCCTCGCGCAGGAAGCCTTCCGCGGCCTCGTCCGCAAGGTGCTGACCGAGGTCGCGCACGCCGGGCTGCCCGGCGACCACCACTTCTTCATCTCCTTCGACACCCGTGCCCCGGGTGTCCGGATCTCCTCGCGCCTGCGCGAGCGCTATCCGGAGGAGATGACCATCGTGCTGCAGCACCAGTACTGGGACCTCTCGGCCAACGACCACGCCTTCGAGGTGTCGCTGTCCTTCTCCGGCATCGCCGAAAAGCTGGTGGTGCCCTATACCGCGCTGAAGGGCTTCTTCGACCCGTCCGTCGAGTTCGCCGTGACTTTCAACGTCGTCGGCGAGGACGGCCAGCCGGTCGACGCGGCGCGCGAGGGCGCGGCGCCGACGCCGGCCGCCACCCCGGCGCCCGTCGCGCTCGCGCCGGTGCCGGCGGCCGCGCCCGCGGCCGTTCCGGCGCCCGCCAAGGCGGAGGCCGAGAAGGCTCCGGCGGTCGAGGAGCCGGCCAAGGCCGACGATGGCAAGTCGGCGAGCGTCGTTTCGCTCGACGCCTTCCGCAAGAAGCCGTGA
- a CDS encoding DUF4169 family protein, which produces MGEVVNLRLHKKRKARTDREAEAAENRAKFGRTKAEKEHERAVVDLEARRLDGHRRDDDAP; this is translated from the coding sequence ATGGGCGAGGTCGTCAATCTCAGGCTGCACAAGAAGCGCAAGGCGCGCACCGACCGCGAGGCGGAGGCGGCGGAGAACCGGGCGAAGTTCGGCCGCACCAAGGCCGAGAAGGAGCACGAGCGCGCCGTCGTCGACCTCGAGGCCCGCCGCCTCGACGGCCACCGCCGCGACGACGACGCCCCGTGA
- a CDS encoding VOC family protein: MDLRLDHVFLFVELAEARPGGAVHDRLAAAGLVPSYERRHHGQGTANVCWCFDDAYLELLFVVDPDEIAAPATARSRLAERARWRTTGASPVGIGLRGGALPLPTWEYRFEGLPPGLSIPVAAASDDVRRPFVFVSPGTRPPVEWTDGHAGVRQVAAGWTGFAVEIDTGAAPAGDLEALVSAVPGVTLARRPAAPLNLVLTGPGGRRRRIELP, from the coding sequence ATGGACCTTCGCCTCGACCACGTGTTCCTGTTCGTCGAGCTCGCCGAGGCGCGGCCGGGCGGGGCGGTCCACGACCGTCTCGCGGCCGCGGGCCTCGTGCCCTCCTACGAGCGCCGCCACCACGGCCAGGGCACCGCCAACGTCTGCTGGTGCTTCGACGACGCCTATCTCGAGCTGCTGTTCGTCGTCGATCCCGACGAGATCGCGGCGCCGGCGACGGCGCGGAGCCGCCTTGCCGAACGCGCGCGCTGGCGCACCACCGGCGCCTCGCCGGTCGGGATCGGCCTGCGCGGCGGCGCGCTGCCGTTACCGACCTGGGAATACCGCTTCGAGGGCCTGCCGCCCGGCCTGTCGATTCCGGTCGCCGCGGCCTCGGACGACGTCCGCCGCCCCTTCGTCTTCGTTTCGCCGGGGACACGTCCGCCGGTCGAATGGACCGACGGCCACGCGGGCGTACGGCAGGTCGCGGCGGGCTGGACCGGGTTCGCCGTCGAGATCGATACCGGCGCGGCCCCGGCCGGCGACCTGGAGGCGCTCGTCTCCGCCGTGCCCGGAGTGACGCTCGCCCGTCGTCCCGCCGCGCCGCTGAACCTGGTTCTGACCGGCCCGGGCGGCCGGCGCCGGAGGATCGAATTGCCATGA
- the fumC gene encoding class II fumarate hydratase — protein MADYRTESDSFGPIDVPAERAWGAQTQRSLENFPIGGDTERMPLALVHALALVKVAAARVNRDLGLLEPRLAEAIVVAGAEVAEGRHDGEFPLVVWQTGSGTQTNMNVNEVIASLANERLGGARGGKSPVHPNDHVNRGQSSNDVFPTAMHVAAARAIERDLKPALAHLAAALGAKERAFADIVKIGRTHTQDATPLTLGQEFSGYRVMIERGVERLDLALPGVRDLALGGTAVGTGLNAHPEFGTRVAAELSAITGIAFRSAPNKFEALASHDALVFAHGAMETVAVSLHKIANDIRFLGSGPRSGLGELILPENEPGSSIMPGKVNPTQAEAATMVAARVVGNQATVAFAGAQGHFELNVYKPVIAQAVLQSARLLADVARSFADRCVAGIEANRPRIAELVERSLMLVTALAPRIGYDAAAAIAKAAHHAGTTLRAEAVASGKVTAEEFDRLVRPETMTGPG, from the coding sequence GTGGCCGACTACAGAACCGAATCCGACAGCTTCGGGCCGATCGACGTGCCCGCGGAGCGTGCCTGGGGCGCGCAGACCCAGCGCTCGCTGGAGAACTTCCCGATCGGCGGCGATACCGAGCGGATGCCGCTCGCGCTCGTCCACGCCCTGGCGCTGGTCAAGGTGGCGGCGGCGCGGGTCAACCGCGACCTCGGCCTGCTCGAGCCGCGGCTCGCCGAGGCGATCGTCGTCGCCGGCGCCGAGGTCGCCGAGGGCCGGCACGACGGCGAGTTCCCGCTGGTGGTCTGGCAGACCGGCTCGGGCACGCAGACCAACATGAACGTCAACGAGGTGATCGCCAGCCTCGCCAACGAGCGGCTCGGCGGCGCCCGCGGCGGCAAGAGCCCGGTCCACCCCAACGACCACGTCAACCGCGGCCAGTCGTCCAACGACGTCTTCCCGACCGCGATGCACGTGGCGGCCGCGCGCGCGATCGAGCGCGACCTGAAGCCCGCGCTCGCCCATCTCGCCGCCGCGCTCGGCGCGAAGGAGCGCGCCTTCGCCGACATCGTCAAGATCGGCCGCACCCACACCCAGGACGCGACGCCGCTGACGCTCGGCCAGGAATTCTCCGGCTACCGGGTGATGATCGAGCGCGGCGTCGAGCGGCTCGACCTCGCGCTGCCGGGCGTGCGCGACCTCGCCCTCGGCGGCACCGCGGTCGGCACCGGGCTCAATGCCCATCCCGAGTTCGGCACCCGCGTCGCTGCGGAACTCTCCGCCATCACCGGCATCGCCTTCCGTTCGGCGCCGAACAAGTTCGAGGCGCTGGCGAGCCACGACGCCCTGGTGTTCGCCCACGGTGCGATGGAGACGGTGGCGGTGTCGCTGCACAAGATCGCCAACGACATCCGCTTCCTCGGCTCCGGGCCGCGCTCGGGCCTCGGCGAACTGATCCTGCCGGAGAACGAGCCGGGCTCGTCGATCATGCCGGGCAAGGTCAACCCGACCCAGGCCGAAGCCGCGACCATGGTGGCGGCCCGGGTGGTCGGCAATCAGGCGACCGTGGCCTTCGCCGGGGCGCAGGGCCATTTCGAGCTCAACGTCTACAAGCCGGTGATCGCGCAGGCGGTGCTGCAGTCGGCCCGCCTGCTCGCCGACGTCGCGCGCTCCTTCGCCGACCGCTGCGTCGCCGGCATCGAGGCGAACCGGCCGCGGATCGCCGAACTGGTCGAGCGCTCGCTGATGCTGGTGACGGCGCTGGCGCCCCGGATCGGCTACGACGCCGCCGCCGCGATCGCCAAGGCGGCGCACCACGCCGGCACCACGCTGCGCGCGGAGGCGGTCGCCTCCGGCAAGGTCACCGCCGAGGAGTTCGACCGGCTGGTCCGGCCGGAGACGATGACCGGGCCGGGCTGA
- the ilvN gene encoding acetolactate synthase small subunit has product MTSIQETTIMIVAGQSQSAYFLEEATNVSETHTLSVLVDNEPGVLARVIGLFSGRGYNIESLTVSEVEHEKHLSRITVVTTGTPQVILQIMHQLARLVPVHRVVNLTRMGEAIERELALVKVIGKGEHRVEALRLAQAFSARTVDATLESFVFEMTGTPADIDRFINLMTECGRVEVARTGLAALSRGAEIM; this is encoded by the coding sequence ATGACCTCGATCCAGGAAACCACCATCATGATCGTCGCCGGCCAGTCCCAGTCCGCCTATTTCCTCGAGGAGGCGACCAACGTCTCCGAGACGCACACGCTGTCCGTGCTCGTGGACAACGAGCCCGGCGTCCTCGCCCGGGTGATCGGCCTGTTCTCGGGCCGCGGCTACAATATCGAGAGCCTGACGGTCTCCGAGGTCGAGCACGAGAAGCACCTGTCGCGCATCACCGTGGTCACCACCGGCACGCCGCAGGTGATCCTGCAGATCATGCACCAGCTGGCCCGGCTGGTGCCGGTGCACCGGGTCGTCAACCTCACCCGCATGGGCGAGGCGATCGAGCGCGAGCTGGCGCTGGTCAAGGTGATCGGCAAGGGCGAGCACCGGGTCGAGGCGCTGCGCCTCGCCCAGGCCTTCTCGGCCAGGACCGTGGATGCGACGCTGGAGAGCTTCGTGTTCGAGATGACCGGGACGCCGGCCGACATCGACCGCTTCATCAACCTGATGACCGAGTGCGGCCGCGTCGAGGTGGCGCGCACCGGCCTGGCCGCGCTGTCGCGCGGGGCCGAGATCATGTGA
- a CDS encoding ribbon-helix-helix domain-containing protein: protein MIEKRSVSLSGHRTSVTLEPEFWAAVERAAAAEGVSVAAWIGRVDRTRGERNLASALRVAVLAEAEARAGGD, encoded by the coding sequence GTGATCGAGAAGCGTTCCGTCTCGCTCTCCGGCCACCGCACCTCGGTGACGCTGGAGCCGGAGTTCTGGGCCGCGGTCGAGCGGGCGGCGGCGGCTGAGGGCGTCTCGGTCGCGGCCTGGATCGGCCGGGTCGACCGCACGCGCGGCGAGCGCAACCTCGCCAGCGCGCTGCGGGTGGCCGTGCTGGCGGAGGCAGAGGCGCGGGCGGGCGGGGACTGA